The segment ATAGGAATCTATGCTGACGCGGCGAATGAGTCGCATCCACGAGGAATTGGCCTGTATGTGGCAAATCTGATTCGTGCACTTAGCCGTTGTGACGAGTCGAACGATTACTTGCTTTACTATGATTGTCGGCTGTTTCAAGGTAACAGAAGTTTTCTGCACAATCCAAGCACATCCAATTTTCAACCGCGGCCTGTACGCTGTCCGATGAATGCGAAGTCAACCTATCCAAATCTGTGGTGGAATCATTGGCTACCTTGGATAACTCGCCGCGATCGATTGGACGTTTTTCATGGCCCAAATTTTTTTCTCCCAGCTAATGCGAGATTTAAGTCAGTTGTGACAATTCACGATCTTGCATTTTTCAAGATGCAGCTTTATACGCCTGGGATTACGGAAGAACTGAAGTCACGAACTTTGAGTGCTGTTCGGCGCGCAGATCGTGTAATCGCTATCTCACAGCATACTCGGGACGACCTAAGCGAGCTGGGAGTCAACCTGGAAAAAATCCGGACAGTATACAGTGGCGGAAATATCGTTCCCGATGAGCGGATTCGGTCAGGAGACAAAAAACAAGTTCGCGATCAATACCGTCTACCAGAAAAGTACGTGCTATACGTCGGCACCTTACATCCGCGGAAGAACATCCCACTGCTATTGCATGCTTTCGCAAGAATGAAGCATTCCGGAAACATACCACATGGCCTAGTCCTTGCGGGACTCCGTTCCACCGCTGGCGATGAAATAGATCGACTTGTGGGCGAGTTGAAGATTGGTGGCGACGTAGTTATTACAGGGTATGTCGAGGATTGGCAGCTACCACACTTATACCGAA is part of the Pirellulales bacterium genome and harbors:
- a CDS encoding glycosyltransferase family 4 protein — encoded protein: MANLIRALSRCDESNDYLLYYDCRLFQGNRSFLHNPSTSNFQPRPVRCPMNAKSTYPNLWWNHWLPWITRRDRLDVFHGPNFFLPANARFKSVVTIHDLAFFKMQLYTPGITEELKSRTLSAVRRADRVIAISQHTRDDLSELGVNLEKIRTVYSGGNIVPDERIRSGDKKQVRDQYRLPEKYVLYVGTLHPRKNIPLLLHAFARMKHSGNIPHGLVLAGLRSTAGDEIDRLVGELKIGGDVVITGYVEDWQLPHLYRMADLFVLPSKYEGFGMIIVEAMAYGVPVIATDTSCISEVLGDAGVLVPPDNVDKLVAAMQALIQSPQSREDFVRRGLEQAKAFTWERCAIETISVYEDAYHSSDCRDVVCSS